Within Butyrivibrio fibrisolvens, the genomic segment TCTGCTCCAGAAGGCATCTTCTTCTCAGGAACCATGAGTGAGAGATTGCCATCAGCATCCTCTGCGCACAGAAGCATTCCTTCAGAAGTAACTCCTGCAAGCTTAGCAGGCTTAAGGTTTACAAGAACCATAACCTTCTTGCCAACCATATCTTCAGGCTCATAATACTTATGAATTCCTGATACGATCTGAAGAGTCTTAGACCCAACCTTGACCTGTGAGCAAAGAAGCTTTTTGGACTTCGGTACAGCTTCACACTTGATAACTTCGCCTACCTGGAACTGCATTGCTGCAAAGTCGTTGTACTCTATTTCAGCTTTAGGCTCGATGTCGATAGCTTCTTCATCAGATGATCCATCGTCACCGCGAAGCTTCTTAAGATTGTCGCGGATCTTTTCAGCATCCTGAACTCTTCCTGCCTTTTCAAGGTTATTGGCAGCTGTCTCCTGACTTTCAAAAAACTCTGCTTTCTGCTTCTCGGTGATCTGGGCAGTCTGCTTAAGGACTGTCTCAAGATCTTTTCTTGCAAAGAGCATTACAGGCTCAGCTGAAACCTTGTTTCCATTAGGATATGAACCAAATGTAGAAAGGCTGTCAAATCCTCTAAGCTGTGTATTAAAGTTCTTAGCTGTCTGCTCAGCTGTTTCTGGCATGAACGGAGCAAGAAGTGATACACCGATCATGATGGATTCTGTAAGGTTATAAAGAACTGTTGCAAGGCGGTCCTTCTTGGAATCATCCTTGGCAAGTACCCACGGCTCTGTCTCATCGATATACTTATTGCATCTCTTGAAGAGGTTGAAGATCTCTGTAAGAGAATCAGCTACTCTAAGCTCATCCATCTTCTCTTCTACTACTTTGTATGTACCTGTAACAACGCTCTTAAGGTCTTCGTCAACAGCTTCTGCTACGCCCTTATCTTCTACCACGCCGTCAAAGTACTTGTTGCTCATAGCGATCGTACGGCTTACAAGGTTACCAAGAGTATTGGCAAGATCAGAGTTGAAACGCTCAACCATAAGTTCCCATGTGATAGTTCCATCGTTATCAAAAGGCATCTCGTGAAGTACGAAATAACGAACCGCATCAACACCAAAGAGATCTACAAGATCATCAGCATAGATAACGTTACCCTTGGACTTACTCATCTTCTCGCCGCCCTGCAGGAGCCATGGATGACCGAAGATCTGCTTAGGAAGAGGAAGATCAAGAGCCATAAGGAATATAGGCCAGTAAATTGTATGGAATCTTAAGATATCCTTACCTATAAGGTGAAGGTCCGCAGGCCAGTATTTCTTGAACTCTTCTGTGCTGTTACCATCACAGTCATAACCGATACCTGTGATATAGTTAGCAAGAGCATCAAGCCATACGTATACTACGTGCTTGTCATCAAAGTCTACCGGGATTCCCCACTTAAAGCTTGTTCTGGATACGCACAGATCCTGAACACCCGGAAGGAGGAAATTATTCATCATCTCGTTCTTACGGGACTCAGGCTGGATGAACTCAGGATGCTCGTTGATATAGTCAATGAGTCTCTGAGTATAGTTGCTCATCTTGAAGAAATAAGCTTCTTCTTCTGAATCATGAACATCGCCGCCGCATACAGGACACTTGCCGTCCTTGAGCTGAGAGTCTGTATAGAAAGCTTCACACTCTGTACAGTATTTTCCTTTGTATGAACCCTTGTAGATATCGCCCTGATCATAGAATCTCTTAAAGATCTTCTGAACCTGCTTAACATGATCCTCATCAGTAGTACGGATGAAACGGTCATAAGATGTTCCAACCTTGTTCCAGATATCCTTGATAACTCCGGATACCTGATCTACAAATTCCTTAGGGCTATCGCACCCTGCTTCAATAGCTCTTGACTCGATCTTCTGGCCGTGTTCATCAGAACCTGTCTGGAAGTGAACATCATAGCCGTCAGCTCTCTTATAACGAACGATAGCATCAGCAAGGATTGCTTCATATGTGTTACCTATATGAGGCTTACCTG encodes:
- the metG gene encoding methionine--tRNA ligase, with protein sequence MQNKGKYYLTTAIAYTSGKPHIGNTYEAILADAIVRYKRADGYDVHFQTGSDEHGQKIESRAIEAGCDSPKEFVDQVSGVIKDIWNKVGTSYDRFIRTTDEDHVKQVQKIFKRFYDQGDIYKGSYKGKYCTECEAFYTDSQLKDGKCPVCGGDVHDSEEEAYFFKMSNYTQRLIDYINEHPEFIQPESRKNEMMNNFLLPGVQDLCVSRTSFKWGIPVDFDDKHVVYVWLDALANYITGIGYDCDGNSTEEFKKYWPADLHLIGKDILRFHTIYWPIFLMALDLPLPKQIFGHPWLLQGGEKMSKSKGNVIYADDLVDLFGVDAVRYFVLHEMPFDNDGTITWELMVERFNSDLANTLGNLVSRTIAMSNKYFDGVVEDKGVAEAVDEDLKSVVTGTYKVVEEKMDELRVADSLTEIFNLFKRCNKYIDETEPWVLAKDDSKKDRLATVLYNLTESIMIGVSLLAPFMPETAEQTAKNFNTQLRGFDSLSTFGSYPNGNKVSAEPVMLFARKDLETVLKQTAQITEKQKAEFFESQETAANNLEKAGRVQDAEKIRDNLKKLRGDDGSSDEEAIDIEPKAEIEYNDFAAMQFQVGEVIKCEAVPKSKKLLCSQVKVGSKTLQIVSGIHKYYEPEDMVGKKVMVLVNLKPAKLAGVTSEGMLLCAEDADGNLSLMVPEKKMPSGAEIC